In the genome of Cydia strobilella chromosome Z, ilCydStro3.1, whole genome shotgun sequence, one region contains:
- the LOC134754430 gene encoding uncharacterized protein LOC134754430, which yields MARRVKCGLLIPNINNSSWEDVRQAADGLKYQNEWAKVGTWSIIEILRQDQGWFVAFTIPEDLVPAFMERGRSLNCGVGNVYLRFRGPGGKYLDQPPTLQDSTLRVTGAQVPSRQALGTPGQSKSASGEEVAPPSMPKPTTAEPSEDELLGTGDEPAGTSSDGEYLSAWIETGLADMLKEGGEMQDGDPTTDNMDTG from the coding sequence ATGGCAAGGAGAGTTAAGTGCGGGCTCCTTATACCCAACATAAACAACTCGTCCTGGGAAGACGTCCGTCAGGCAGCTGACGGACTGAAGTACcagaatgaatgggccaaggtcGGCACTTGGTCCATCATTGAGATACTGCGGCAAGACCAGGGGTGGTTTGTCGCCTTCACAATCCCCGAAGACCTCGTCCCCGCCTTTATGGAGAGGGGGAGATCCCTGAACTGTGGAGTGGGTAATGTCTACCTCAGGTTCAGGGGTCCCGGAGGCAAATACCTGGACCAGCCTCCCACCCTGCAGGACTCCACCCTAAGGGTAACGGGAGCACAGGTCCCTAGTCGACAGGCCCTGGGCACCCCCGGTCAGAGTAAATCTGCCTCCGGAGAGGAAGTTGCCCCCCCATCGATGCCCAAGCCAACGACAGCCGAACCCTCGGAGGATGAACTCCTTGGCACTGGTGATGAACCAGCCGGGACATCATCCGACGGTGAGTACCTGTCGGCTTGGATAGAGACGGGGCTGGCCGACATGTTGAAGGAGGGAGGGGAGATGCAAGACGGAGACCCCACCACCGACAACATGGACACCGGCTAG